A window of the Paenibacillus woosongensis genome harbors these coding sequences:
- a CDS encoding putative bifunctional diguanylate cyclase/phosphodiesterase produces the protein MEIRKEEKSTIIQGSLGLLAMLGVVYLSTAIDTPVISASARLAMYLLAGLMYGSVAFAVFAQGWMLFTDKLSRQRLYSAVLFFIVGTLDVLHIATFVGVSLFGFMPGYTVSAWFMLLSHLLGALGMLFIFSVPDKQVSMRHKAAAFSGASVLLLVGIVLLYKYQFQLPQLLGNQAPGTTKQAVWIVVPFLYTLGIFAILYRYRKERPPAALTVVCALLFMMIGHILLTAAEPFDIGIAHVAGEWFTAISYYYVLKGVYRLTIEEPFRGQQLAEAQMMHMAYHDDLTNLPNLRRLKERLAGHLVPEGRTGLYTGVAVLNINRFKAINDAFGYRAGDKLLTDLGARVSRRCLPEEGVYRLGEDEFAVTIPEYSDPRAIEIRALQLLKSIHPAVTIENTEYHISLSMGLSIYPLDGQNVEQIIQNADMAVHNGKEQGLEFVRYTAAIKNQTQSRIELENDMRKGLEREEFFLEFQPQVSLDSGRVVGMEALVRWNHPRRGVLSPGEFIPVAEDSGLIVPLGEWVLRTACSYNKRWQDDGYTPICVSVNLSMRQFRQHNLADKVDCILQEVGLEAKYLELEVTESMTFDIDTAFEQLQRLKRLGVHISIDDFGTGYSSLYYLKTLPIDRLKIDRSFVKEVMMDGSGAAIVSTITMMAHHLQLKVTAEGVENEEQLEFLKLQNCHEGQGYLFSKPVPAGLFERRFLTRIAG, from the coding sequence ATGGAAATCAGGAAAGAAGAGAAGTCTACGATCATTCAGGGCTCGCTCGGTTTGCTGGCGATGCTGGGTGTTGTTTATCTTTCAACAGCCATTGATACTCCCGTTATCTCTGCTTCGGCCCGTCTGGCGATGTATTTGCTCGCTGGGCTGATGTATGGATCGGTGGCCTTCGCAGTCTTTGCGCAGGGCTGGATGCTATTTACGGACAAACTGTCCAGGCAGCGTCTTTACTCTGCCGTGTTGTTTTTCATCGTCGGTACATTGGATGTGCTTCATATCGCCACTTTCGTCGGCGTTTCTTTGTTTGGTTTTATGCCTGGATATACGGTCTCCGCGTGGTTCATGTTATTGTCCCATTTGCTCGGGGCGTTAGGGATGCTGTTTATTTTCAGTGTGCCGGACAAGCAGGTGTCCATGCGCCATAAAGCGGCTGCTTTTTCAGGAGCGTCAGTTTTACTGCTAGTAGGCATCGTACTGCTGTACAAATACCAGTTTCAGCTTCCCCAGCTTCTTGGGAATCAGGCTCCCGGGACAACGAAGCAGGCGGTCTGGATTGTCGTGCCCTTTCTGTATACGCTCGGAATATTCGCGATATTGTACCGGTACCGGAAGGAGCGTCCGCCAGCGGCATTAACAGTCGTCTGTGCGCTTTTATTTATGATGATCGGGCATATATTACTGACGGCAGCGGAGCCCTTCGATATTGGAATTGCCCATGTTGCCGGGGAATGGTTTACGGCTATTTCCTATTATTACGTGCTAAAAGGGGTCTACCGCCTAACGATTGAGGAGCCGTTTCGCGGCCAACAGCTTGCGGAGGCTCAAATGATGCATATGGCCTATCACGATGATTTGACGAATCTGCCTAATCTTCGACGGCTGAAGGAACGTCTGGCCGGCCATCTGGTGCCAGAAGGCAGGACGGGGCTTTACACAGGAGTGGCCGTCCTGAACATCAATCGCTTCAAGGCGATTAATGATGCTTTTGGATATCGAGCGGGCGACAAGCTGCTAACCGATTTGGGAGCGCGGGTGAGCCGGCGTTGTTTACCAGAGGAGGGCGTCTACCGTTTGGGAGAAGACGAATTTGCGGTCACGATCCCGGAATATTCGGATCCGCGGGCGATCGAGATCAGGGCATTGCAGCTGCTTAAATCGATTCACCCGGCGGTAACAATTGAAAATACCGAGTATCATATTTCCCTGAGCATGGGGCTCTCCATATATCCCCTTGACGGCCAAAACGTAGAGCAAATCATTCAAAATGCCGATATGGCTGTACATAATGGGAAGGAACAGGGACTGGAATTCGTCCGCTATACGGCTGCGATCAAGAATCAGACCCAATCCCGAATAGAGCTGGAGAACGATATGCGGAAAGGCTTGGAGCGGGAGGAATTTTTCCTGGAATTTCAGCCTCAGGTCAGCCTCGACAGCGGCCGGGTGGTTGGCATGGAGGCTCTGGTGCGCTGGAACCATCCACGCCGGGGAGTGCTTTCGCCGGGCGAGTTCATTCCGGTCGCTGAAGACAGCGGACTGATCGTTCCACTGGGGGAATGGGTGCTGCGTACCGCTTGCAGCTATAATAAGAGGTGGCAGGACGATGGTTATACCCCGATATGCGTGTCCGTCAACTTATCCATGCGGCAATTCCGCCAGCACAATTTGGCCGATAAAGTCGATTGCATTTTGCAGGAGGTCGGTCTGGAAGCAAAATATTTGGAGCTGGAGGTGACGGAAAGCATGACATTTGACATCGACACGGCTTTTGAGCAGCTTCAGAGGCTGAAGCGGCTAGGTGTTCACATTAGCATCGACGATTTCGGCACGGGATACAGCTCTCTTTACTATTTGAAGACGCTGCCGATCGATCGTCTCAAAATCGATCGTTCCTTCGTCAAGGAGGTTATGATGGACGGAAGCGGAGCGGCTATCGTCTCCACCATTACGATGATGGCGCATCATCTGCAGCTGAAAGTCACAGCTGAAGGGGTCGAGAACGAGGAGCAGCTTGAATTTCTCAAGCTTCAGAATTGCCATGAGGGGCAAGGTTATTTGTTCAGCAAGCCGGTGCCAGCAGGGTTGTTTGAGCGCCGTTTTCTCACCCGTATTGCCGGATAG
- a CDS encoding aldolase catalytic domain-containing protein produces the protein MKVNQSKIVDCTIRDGGLVNNWDFSVEFVQKLYAGLNEAGVDYMEIGYKNSPKLLKGADDAGPWRFLDDEFLRTVIPQKGHTKLSALVDIGRVDENDILPRSESLLDLIRVACYVKDVDKALQLVQVFHDRGYETTINIMALSNVMEHELLEAFEMIKESVVDVVYIVDSYGSLDYKDMEHLVNKFKTHLPNKRLGVHTHNNMQLAFSNTLVAADLGVELLDASVYGMGRAAGNCPTELLVTHLKNTKYNLRPVLGVLEELMIPLREKEEWGYLIPYMITGTLDEHPRSAMALRASADKDKAVEFYDKLTTPEVSFEKK, from the coding sequence ATGAAAGTGAATCAGAGCAAGATTGTAGATTGCACCATTCGCGACGGCGGATTAGTCAACAACTGGGATTTCAGTGTGGAGTTTGTGCAGAAGCTGTATGCCGGACTTAATGAAGCTGGCGTTGATTATATGGAAATCGGATATAAAAACTCTCCGAAGCTGTTGAAGGGTGCCGATGATGCAGGTCCTTGGCGCTTCCTAGACGATGAATTTTTGCGTACAGTAATCCCACAAAAGGGTCATACTAAGCTTTCCGCGCTTGTAGATATTGGCCGCGTTGACGAGAATGATATTTTGCCGCGCAGCGAGAGCCTTCTCGACCTCATTCGCGTGGCTTGCTATGTTAAGGACGTAGATAAAGCTTTGCAGCTTGTCCAAGTATTCCATGACCGCGGATATGAGACGACGATTAATATCATGGCGCTGTCCAATGTGATGGAGCACGAGCTGCTCGAAGCGTTCGAAATGATCAAGGAGAGCGTCGTAGACGTAGTTTACATTGTAGACTCCTACGGCAGCCTGGATTACAAAGATATGGAGCACTTGGTGAATAAATTTAAGACGCATTTGCCGAATAAACGGCTTGGGGTCCATACGCATAACAATATGCAGCTAGCATTCTCTAATACGCTGGTCGCTGCAGACCTGGGGGTTGAGCTGCTGGATGCTTCAGTATACGGCATGGGCCGCGCGGCGGGCAACTGCCCTACGGAGCTGCTCGTTACTCATTTGAAAAATACAAAATACAATCTTCGCCCTGTACTTGGGGTATTGGAAGAACTGATGATTCCGCTTCGCGAGAAGGAAGAATGGGGTTACCTTATCCCTTACATGATTACGGGAACTCTGGATGAGCATCCGCGTTCGGCCATGGCTTTGCGCGCTTCGGCTGATAAGGACAAAGCGGTAGAATTCTACGATAAGCTGACGACGCCTGAAGTGAGCTTTGAAAAAAAATAA
- a CDS encoding tyrosine-type recombinase/integrase, with translation MAWSEHLGGNKYKIVERDPALAKMPKRSITVEMPEEIARSKSEKKRAAWLAVQEEDWSELVKSGEYKNKGKNRSKSKSKRKVTFADFIPTWKKVYAGPNMGGKTILNTMSIIESRLIPEFGDRWIDEITTLELAEWFADLKNLKSGKPLATNSKLNIYKAASSIFENAKEWKVIKENPMDGVKRPSQSKKEKKEMRSKKQAYNRAEVEKLLVALYALPNGWRLYFTGVMLGGFRRGEFLAVEWPDLDYDRCAIWIEKQITLDEEGNKIEGEVKTEESEGWVAMPKWYMDELRRYRKEWLKERFNAKNWQGGNKEYVFHGGNGVMYYPTTPTLTWGRFLKKNGLPHVKLHGLRHTAGMLLRESGTDLKTIQERLRHTKLDTTANIYTHKLEKINRAAADQLEDLNPKRLKIAP, from the coding sequence ATGGCTTGGAGTGAACATCTAGGAGGCAATAAATACAAGATCGTAGAACGGGATCCCGCACTGGCAAAAATGCCGAAGCGATCTATTACTGTAGAAATGCCAGAAGAGATTGCGCGATCCAAATCCGAAAAGAAGAGAGCTGCTTGGTTGGCCGTCCAGGAAGAGGATTGGAGCGAGCTTGTAAAATCCGGAGAGTACAAGAACAAAGGGAAAAACAGAAGTAAGAGTAAAAGCAAACGCAAGGTAACCTTTGCTGATTTCATCCCGACCTGGAAAAAAGTCTATGCCGGCCCTAACATGGGTGGCAAAACGATTTTAAACACCATGAGTATTATTGAATCCAGGCTAATACCCGAGTTCGGTGACCGCTGGATCGATGAGATCACAACGCTCGAGCTAGCTGAATGGTTCGCCGATCTGAAGAACCTGAAAAGCGGCAAGCCCCTTGCTACAAATTCGAAACTGAACATCTACAAAGCGGCAAGCTCGATTTTTGAAAATGCAAAAGAGTGGAAAGTAATCAAAGAGAACCCCATGGATGGCGTCAAACGTCCAAGTCAAAGCAAAAAAGAGAAGAAGGAAATGCGCTCCAAGAAGCAGGCGTATAACCGAGCAGAGGTTGAGAAGCTCCTGGTTGCCCTCTACGCGCTTCCTAACGGGTGGAGGCTATATTTTACCGGGGTAATGCTTGGGGGCTTCAGACGGGGTGAATTCTTGGCCGTAGAGTGGCCTGATTTAGATTATGATCGATGTGCAATCTGGATCGAGAAACAGATTACATTAGACGAAGAGGGAAATAAGATAGAAGGCGAAGTAAAAACGGAAGAATCTGAGGGCTGGGTCGCCATGCCAAAATGGTACATGGACGAGCTAAGGAGATATCGGAAGGAATGGCTTAAGGAAAGATTTAACGCCAAGAACTGGCAAGGCGGCAATAAGGAATATGTATTTCATGGAGGTAATGGTGTCATGTATTATCCAACCACTCCGACGCTGACCTGGGGCCGGTTCCTTAAAAAGAACGGACTTCCCCATGTCAAACTGCACGGGCTAAGACACACCGCGGGGATGCTGTTGCGCGAATCAGGAACTGACCTTAAAACGATCCAGGAGAGATTGCGGCACACCAAACTAGATACAACGGCTAACATCTATACCCACAAGCTAGAAAAGATTAACCGGGCTGCTGCGGATCAACTTGAAGACCTTAATCCTAAAAGGCTCAAAATTGCCCCATGA
- a CDS encoding ImmA/IrrE family metallo-endopeptidase — MEILLSKRLIKAHGTNNPTRIAAESNLMVLYEDLGENIWGYYTCIRRIPVIHVNSRLEGFAAIFALSHELAHHFLHQGINTPFLRRNTLFSVDRIEREANRFALHLMIGDTKPEIEETKGSFLKRCGIPEEFHIFY; from the coding sequence ATGGAAATTTTACTTTCTAAGAGACTGATCAAAGCCCACGGAACCAACAATCCAACACGAATAGCAGCTGAGTCTAATTTAATGGTTCTGTACGAAGATTTAGGGGAAAATATCTGGGGGTACTACACCTGCATAAGGCGAATCCCGGTTATCCATGTTAACAGCCGCCTAGAGGGGTTCGCCGCTATATTTGCCCTTTCGCATGAGCTCGCACACCATTTTCTACACCAAGGGATAAACACTCCGTTCCTAAGGAGAAACACCCTTTTTTCAGTAGATAGAATAGAGCGTGAGGCTAATCGCTTTGCCCTGCACCTAATGATCGGAGATACAAAGCCCGAGATCGAGGAAACAAAGGGGAGCTTCCTGAAACGCTGCGGCATTCCAGAAGAATTTCATATTTTCTACTAA